In Sebastes umbrosus isolate fSebUmb1 chromosome 7, fSebUmb1.pri, whole genome shotgun sequence, the sequence ACAAGCAAAATATGATATTGATTAGAACATCTCACTTCTGTCGAATGTAAGAGATGATGGCGTCCACTGGATTGGAGGGCCATCTCTGGACCTGCGTCGTGTATCCTCTGTGGTAGATCCCGAAGGCCTGTGGGTCCTGTTTGAACATGCGTTTCGCCTCGCCGCTAGACGTGCTGTACAAAACCTCATTAATGTAGCGGAAACGAGCCGACTCCAGGCGCTGCTCCATGCGGGACCTCAGGGAGGCCGAGCGGTCCTGTTTCACCTCTTCTTCTGGGACCGCCGGCTCCTCTTTTGTCTCTGCAGGACTCTCCTGTTGGACCGGTTCCTGTCTGGTGAGCATTTTCCGTAGCCTCTCTCTTTTCAGAATCTGTTCTCTGCTCAGTTCAGGTTTCAGTCTTTTCATGGCTGACTGGTGCTGATCATCTGTGATCTCCACTTCAGGTGCATCTGCTTTCTGTTTTGATCCGTCAGCACAAGATTCAGTTGTACCTTTTTCAATTTTGCCACCAATTTGTTTCTTTTGGTCTCTCAGCATCTGTGATTCTGTTGTGCCGGATATGTCAGTGTCCTCTTCagtctttttccttttctgtggTTTACattgcttttcctttttcttggCTGGTGTctgactgttgttgttgttgttgctgctataTGGATCTGTTTTGACTTCTTCCTTTGGCTTACGTTGCTCTGCAGATTGTGCTTTATTGACTTCCTCCTCAGGCTTTTTCtggctgtatttatttttacaattcCTCTTgttcttcattttgtttttccactgttgtctgctccgtctctctgtgtcctctggctCGTTTATGTTCACTTCTGCAGATTTGGTCATTTCTTCATCCTTAGTCTCGCCCACAGATGGGTTTTTTACCTTCAGGGCCCCTTAAACAAGTAAGAAAGCATtttgatattaaaaataatgtggTTAAATAATGTGAACATCAACATTGTTCTGTTTCTGAATCAATTAAATACTTATTAACAAAAAAGCCTTTTTAACCAGTTAATTACTCACCAGATGTGttgtctttcttcctcttttttgttTCAGGTTTCTCATCGTTAACAGTCTGATCAAAGTCTCCATTCTCTTGCTGCTCTCCTGTTGTCTCCGCTTGCTTTTgccttttccttcttttcttctttttcttactGTGTGATGGGACCACTTCTGCCTCACTGTCACTGTCCTGCTGATGGTCGTCGTTCTTCCACTCTGGTACTGAGCCCAGTGCCTGCAGGGTCCGCAGCAGACTCTTCTTTCCAACCACCTTGGACTGATCAGAGGATAGATTCAGATCAAATCATTAAACTTTAACTGAAATGTGCAGTCTAATATTGAAGACTGTACAACATTGAGACAGTATCACGCTTTCTGTGGAACTGTGGAAAAtctcatttttttatgtatttgctCGGGAAAGTAACAACATGTTAagatgtgttattgtgtgtacATGTCCACACTTCTACTGCATGTAATACttgcagtacatacagtacatggaaATTAGACAAAGAACACTGTATCCATCATAATAAGACCTTTTAGTTAGGGAATTTGAATGTACTgacattttctcctctctttctttctttgaattTGTGGAACCGTATGGTATGACTGGTCATGTGGCCATctaggttgttgttgttgttgtccagtGTCTTGTAAACCCATATGGACTGGGCACCAAATGGTGCAGGACACTCAAataattcaatcaatcaatcaatctgtactgtatgtttgtttgtattttgttcatttattttgattttgttcTTATCCTATATAACTGCATGTGACGTGTCCCTGCTTGACAGTCTCCCAGAACATCTGTCCTTTTTAGTGGTTGCACCACCTTCTGCCTTGCACAACTCTGAATACTAAATACAACCATATATCATTATAGATGCTATGGGAATACTGGTTAGCCCCTATTTGAATACAACTTGCAGGCAGCAGGTCAGTAAGCTGAATGGACATTTACCTTGACATTAGTGCTGCTGTTCTTCTTCTGGCTGTCTGAGAGGACAGGTTTGTTCAGGACTTGAGCGTCTTGTTCGTCACTCCAGTCTTCCTCTTCATTGAACATGTTTCCTGGAGGATTGGaagaaacacacgcacacacatgtaaAACCGTGCTGGAGATGAGAACAGAGCTGTGAGTGTCACTTCTTCTCTCTCACAGCTCTAGTTCTGCTCATTCACTAACTCACCAGTTTGTGTCTCTGAGGCAGAACTAAACCAGTGATTTGACTCGTCCAGTAGCTGGTTTCTCGTCCAGCAGCTGGTTTCTCGTCCAGCAGCTGGTTTCTCGTCCAGCAGCTGGTTTCGTTGATGACGGCGTTTGtataaagatgttttctttaatcAACATGTAACTACATGGAATAGCTGCAGAGATGTCTTGTCAAAAGCAAAAGCCACGTTGGTTTGACTCATGTGCGTGAAAGAAGCCAAACAGAACTACAAGCGCATGTGGATGACGTAGACATCACGTcacacatttcttcttcttcttcttctagggGTTTTCCGACAGTTGCATTACTGCCTCCTAGTGGATGAAATCGTCCACTGTCTAAAACAGCTGTACAGTAAAAAGGAGGATGAAATCTGCAAAACATTGACTAAGAGCAATTGCAATTGTGCAACTGTTTTACAGTACGAGGAATATGTGTAATGTTTTTATGGTTTCTCTATCATTTTTCCAGTTTCAAACCTTGATATTGAAGAAGCAATATTTcatttcagctgtgttttttttattttttttgtttgaatgacaaataaaacCTAAACTTGAAACCAACTGATTTCCAGCCTGTAGGGAGGccattttttatgtttgtagCCTACATATTCACTTTACAATTCAAAATGATCATATCACATCATAGAACATAATatcataatacaatataattatgttttgttttggggAGTATTTTCCCTTTAGGACATGCACATAACCAGTCAagtattgtagcctacttaagaacaattttgaggtattttactttactttactattACCATTTTATGCTACATGTATTTCTACTCCGctacaattcagagggaaaACATGTgccttttactccactacatttatttgctaCCTTTAGTTATTGTTTACTTTgtagattcagattaataatattgATCACCAGAAGGGATTCACAAACTACTCGGCAGTATATagtagaaaataatctgcacctttaccagctgcagcagTAAAGTAATGCACATATTAATTCATCAATAATGGAATAtacacattattttgaaatgagtAAAGTACAATTTGGGATAGAGATATTTGACTTATGACAGATTgattctacactgtggtattggtgcttttacttaagtaaatatcTTCTTTCACCACTTCACATAACTGTAACCTGGCTGGGAGTTGTTTCGAGTCGTTTTAAATCCTATGACCTGAGGCAGTGAATAGTTGACCTCCTGTAGTTCTCTGTACCGCCTGTAGGGGGCGGGgcgctctcctcctccactgaaCGTTAGCACGTCCGTATGGCGCTACGGCGGCCGTGAGGGTTATGGTGAGGGTGTGGAcatccacacagacacacacacacacacacacacagcattcagTGTACTAGAGGCAACAGAACGCTGCTAACAACCTCCACCGAGCCGCATCACACCGCTACAGGCCAATACAGCTGGTGAGTTGATCTCCCTGGAGGTAAAGCTCATACCGGGTTGGACTGGTGTTGTTTAGTGTTCATCTCAGTCTCAGTCCAGTCAGCCTCTAATGAGAGACACGGAGACAGACAGTCCGCGGAGACAGGAGAGCTGGTTAGCTTGTTAGCCTGGATCTCATTGTGTCAACCAGTGGATGCTACAGTAGCTAGTGTGAGGAGCTAAGCTAACCGCAGTCCCTTTAGTTTGATCCAGTGGgatgaaagaatgaaagaatgaaaaaaatgaaagcacacGGTGGTCCTGACACGAGCTGCAGGGAGAATGAACCAGCTAACTTCAATGAGCTCTAACTCTGTGTTACTGTAGCTAGCAGATCAGACTGATCTCTGTTGTACAGGCAGTGGGCTGATCTCTGTTGTACAGACAGTGGGCTGATCTCTGTTGTACAGACAGTGGGCTGATCTCTGTTGTACAGACAGTGGGCTGATCTCTGTTGTACAGACAGTGGGCTGATCTCTGTTGTACAAGCATTGGACTGATCTCTGTTGTACAGGCAGTGGACTGATCTCTGTTGTACAGGCAGTGGGCTGATAACGGGGAGCTCATCGGTGTGACACCGGGTTGCTGCTATGTTTGTGTTGCAATGAACAAATCACTCTAAATCACAAAGTCAACCTCAAAGGATTAAAGGCATGTTAAATTGCGCTGCAGTATAGTTGTGTTATCATGTACCATACGTTGTATTAAGTTGAGTGCTTGACTTATTCAAACATTAAGTTTGAAATGTTTTCTTCATTCAAATAGTGATTGTGAATAGAATTAAAACTTCCTTTGCTAGTGTCATACCACCTTTGTTAACCCTGTCACAATGTGCTGTCTTCAGTAATGTCTtgcaattatgttttttatttatacaacaaataatagtTCATCATAGTTCAGGCTGTGTGAAATATGAGTCATGCTGGCCATTGACACTACAGCCTCTCCCTATAtccattgtgtttattaaatagATCAGAATTGAAGAAAGCTTGTATGGTCTGACCAGTGGTCTAATATTTTCAGTATACTTTGACAtaagacagagaaaagcagtaCATCCCCAGacttgagaagctggaaccagttgaaaccatgtttgacatttttgtttgctAAATGTCTTAAACAACTGAtcggttatcaaaatagttgcagatacattttctgtcaatcaactaactgattaataaaataatcatgtcAGTGCTAATTCAAATattaagagagaaaagaatTTAGAAACTGGATAAAGTTATATTTCTCTTTCCTGGTGTACAGGGTGCTAGTCACAACCAAGTGTTGTGAGTCACAATTCCATGAACTGCACACCCACCCAGTATTAGAGGCGGATATGATTACTCAACACTAGGTTGCTTGGCTTTCTTCTTTTTAGGTTTGTACTACAGGATCATATGAGGGTTTAATGTCTGGAATAGAGATCAAACTGATTGAGAAATATGTTAACAGATCAAATTCCCTTTTTATGTCCCCCATTTTTAGGGTTGCTGGAGTGCTGTTGAGCTCCTCTGGTTGTGTCCCTCATTATCCCAGATGAGGGACTGATGCTGGCCAGGACCCTGCTGAACCCCTCGGGTcacctctctcatctctcccaGTTCAGTTGTGCATCGACTCCCACAGGTGCACCTTAAGAGAAGGAGAATACACCAGCCAAAATGGATGATATCTTCACGCAGTGCCGGGAAGGCAATGCAGTGGCAGTTCGCTTGTGGTTGGACAATACAGAGAATGACCTCAATCAAGGGTGAGCCAAAGTTAATGTGTATTTCTTGTCAGTAGGATGTTAATGGTATATCTGAATTCACAAATCACTTCCATCCATAGCTAATCAAATGCTAAtgaactaaaacaaaaatgtagacACCCTTAAGCATGACTGGTAGCTCTTGTTGTCATTAAGGATGTGTTTTAACTTGCCTGGATAAAGATCTCAAAATAATCaccatttattttgtttcccttTTAAACCAAATATCTATACAGGCTGAAGAACCATCAAACATGTAATGCACAGCCTAACAGACACTATATTACTTCATTGGCATTATGTGTCTTCATTTTCCAACCACTGATTACTTTTACACAGTTGTGCTTAAAGCATCAGTAGACCAGatggagcaaatctgattaaaaaaagttatttctataaaacggtcgctatatcgtgacagtagtacatgaaacagaccggaggaaaacaagcagtaagagctgttctaaggtctg encodes:
- the rrp8 gene encoding ribosomal RNA-processing protein 8 codes for the protein MFNEEEDWSDEQDAQVLNKPVLSDSQKKNSSTNVKSKVVGKKSLLRTLQALGSVPEWKNDDHQQDSDSEAEVVPSHSKKKKKRRKRQKQAETTGEQQENGDFDQTVNDEKPETKKRKKDNTSGALKVKNPSVGETKDEEMTKSAEVNINEPEDTERRSRQQWKNKMKNKRNCKNKYSQKKPEEEVNKAQSAEQRKPKEEVKTDPYSSNNNNNSQTPAKKKEKQCKPQKRKKTEEDTDISGTTESQMLRDQKKQIGGKIEKGTTESCADGSKQKADAPEVEITDDQHQSAMKRLKPELSREQILKRERLRKMLTRQEPVQQESPAETKEEPAVPEEEVKQDRSASLRSRMEQRLESARFRYINEVLYSTSSGEAKRMFKQDPQAFGIYHRGYTTQVQRWPSNPVDAIISYIRQKPPSLVVADFGCGDCKIALSVKNKVHSFDLAAACDLVTVCDMANVPLRDGSVDIAVFCLSLMGTNLADFLVEANRVLKRGGVLKIAEVASRFENVRNFSTALASLGFKMVSKDTENTHFYSFELLKTGEAPENIKKFGLQLRPCVYKKR